One genomic window of Halovivax cerinus includes the following:
- a CDS encoding DUF4175 domain-containing protein, translated as MSDALSLRRIGVALWRLAWLALTVTGWVVGLTLLFVSTGWPRWAFYVAVIGGTIAFASLGAATGSVTGPADS; from the coding sequence ATGTCCGACGCCCTGTCGCTCCGGCGGATCGGCGTCGCGCTCTGGCGACTCGCGTGGCTCGCACTGACGGTGACCGGCTGGGTGGTCGGGCTCACCCTGCTGTTCGTCTCGACCGGTTGGCCCCGCTGGGCGTTCTACGTCGCGGTGATCGGCGGGACCATCGCCTTCGCGAGCCTCGGGGCGGCGACGGGGAGTGTCACCGGACCCGCGGACAGCTGA
- a CDS encoding universal stress protein, which produces MRYLVAVDDSNPADRALSYAAEISAAMDASLTVVHAVDPAVYDVGGSEPIAALSDADQRLIVENIADTETRGQAILDSALETIDGVDAEGELLYGDPDVVITDFADEQGFDTIFVGHQGRSRRAEAMLGSVAKAVVERATVPVTVVR; this is translated from the coding sequence ATGAGGTACCTCGTGGCTGTCGACGACTCCAATCCCGCCGACCGCGCCCTGTCGTACGCCGCCGAGATTAGCGCAGCGATGGACGCCTCACTCACCGTCGTCCACGCGGTCGATCCGGCCGTCTACGACGTCGGCGGTAGCGAACCGATCGCGGCCCTCTCGGACGCCGACCAGCGACTGATCGTCGAGAACATCGCGGACACGGAGACCAGAGGACAGGCCATCCTCGACTCGGCACTCGAAACGATAGACGGGGTCGACGCCGAAGGAGAACTCCTCTACGGCGATCCCGACGTGGTCATCACCGACTTCGCCGACGAACAGGGGTTCGACACTATCTTCGTCGGCCACCAGGGACGGTCACGTCGCGCCGAGGCCATGCTCGGCAGCGTCGCGAAGGCGGTCGTCGAACGGGCGACCGTTCCGGTGACCGTCGTCCGCTGA
- a CDS encoding ADP-dependent glucokinase/phosphofructokinase — MADARAQLNADIDALENVPVFVAYNANVDAIVRVGESLASFLPRPADLGTEAPPSPLASTRDLATAITHTMATGTGDEVAMTDSLAATLEAELAPDSQQMGGQTGIMTNLLTALGAAPVTYTYLLSERQLSQFDHPERVRYPRVEDDRVRLIPLSEAVDADRTKINWVFEFGAGDELFGVRATEGTRFIAASRPPEFDLVTGDLDDAIDQVGAAVEGALLAGYHNLTPDHVEAGYDETLRHARDVIRRLRTGGDVSVHVEYAVTHDDALRAGIYEWILPEADVVGVDAHELSMLADDAGLDVVDDRPSEGPPFEATEIVAHYRMCSALLDELDVACLRLHAMQYHLAVMDDYLSPDAVRRGLAFAAVNAASKAARGHIDSSSDLETGLTYERSAAGREAIDRLAAHVGEPTDDGALCSPTVVACPNRVVTDPAGTVGIGDIVSSSSFALEQAVASARDDTSP, encoded by the coding sequence ATGGCCGACGCCCGTGCCCAGCTGAACGCCGACATCGATGCGCTCGAGAACGTGCCGGTGTTCGTGGCGTACAACGCCAACGTCGACGCGATCGTTCGCGTCGGCGAGTCTCTGGCGTCGTTCTTGCCGCGCCCGGCCGACCTGGGAACCGAGGCCCCGCCGAGCCCGCTCGCGTCGACGCGCGACCTCGCGACCGCGATCACGCACACGATGGCGACGGGGACGGGGGACGAGGTCGCCATGACCGACTCCCTCGCCGCGACGCTCGAAGCCGAACTGGCCCCCGATTCCCAGCAGATGGGCGGCCAGACCGGGATCATGACGAACCTGCTCACCGCGCTGGGCGCGGCGCCGGTCACGTACACCTACCTGCTCTCGGAGCGACAGCTGTCTCAGTTCGACCACCCCGAGAGGGTCCGGTACCCCCGCGTAGAGGACGACCGCGTTCGCCTGATTCCGTTGTCCGAGGCCGTCGACGCGGACCGAACGAAGATCAACTGGGTGTTCGAGTTCGGGGCCGGGGACGAACTCTTCGGGGTGCGTGCGACCGAGGGCACGCGCTTCATCGCCGCCTCGCGACCGCCGGAGTTCGATCTCGTAACGGGCGATCTGGACGATGCGATCGATCAGGTCGGCGCCGCCGTCGAGGGGGCGCTGCTCGCCGGGTACCACAACCTCACGCCCGACCACGTCGAGGCCGGCTACGACGAGACGCTGCGCCACGCCCGGGACGTGATCCGCCGACTCCGTACCGGCGGCGACGTCTCCGTCCACGTCGAGTACGCGGTGACCCACGACGACGCTCTCAGAGCGGGCATCTACGAGTGGATCCTTCCCGAAGCGGACGTCGTCGGCGTCGACGCGCACGAACTGTCGATGCTCGCCGACGACGCCGGACTCGACGTGGTCGACGACCGCCCAAGCGAGGGGCCACCGTTCGAGGCGACCGAGATCGTCGCCCACTACCGCATGTGCTCGGCCTTGCTCGACGAACTCGACGTCGCCTGCCTGCGCCTCCACGCGATGCAGTACCACCTCGCCGTGATGGACGACTATCTGTCGCCAGACGCCGTCCGCCGCGGACTCGCGTTCGCCGCGGTCAACGCGGCGAGCAAGGCAGCGCGAGGTCACATCGATTCGTCCAGTGATCTCGAGACCGGGCTCACCTACGAGCGATCGGCGGCGGGCCGCGAGGCGATCGACCGACTCGCCGCGCACGTCGGCGAACCGACCGACGACGGTGCGCTCTGCTCGCCGACCGTCGTTGCGTGTCCGAACCGCGTCGTCACGGACCCGGCCGGCACGGTCGGCATCGGTGACATCGTCTCCTCGTCCAGCTTCGCGCTGGAGCAGGCCGTCGCCAGCGCGCGCGACGACACCTCACCGTAG
- a CDS encoding sugar phosphate nucleotidyltransferase — translation MNVIVLAGGYASRLWPITRHRPKMFLPLGKTTVIDRLYAELERCDRIETVYVSTNERFAGDFEAHLAETAYDKPRLSIEATRAEAEKHGVVGGLARLVERESIDDDVLVVAADNVFDFTVDAFIEFFDRRRAPTVAAYDVGSTDRATDYGVLAVDDERVVEFVEKPDEPPGTLVSVGCYAFPRETLATLRTYLDSGNDPDEPGWFVEWLHPREPTYAFSFSGTWFDVGTRGSYLDAVDWHLDGGSLVADSASVENSSIGRGVHVMSNATLVDADVERAVVFPDATLSGTTVRRSIVDEGASLGDLDVVDAMVGAYTQLPGENTEA, via the coding sequence ATGAACGTGATCGTGCTCGCCGGCGGGTACGCCTCGCGGTTGTGGCCGATCACGAGACATCGGCCGAAGATGTTCCTGCCGCTCGGGAAGACGACGGTGATCGACCGGCTCTACGCCGAACTCGAACGGTGCGATCGAATCGAGACGGTGTACGTCAGTACGAACGAGCGATTCGCCGGCGACTTCGAGGCCCACTTGGCCGAGACGGCCTACGACAAACCCCGCCTGTCGATCGAAGCGACGCGAGCGGAAGCCGAGAAGCACGGCGTCGTCGGCGGCCTCGCACGACTCGTCGAGCGCGAATCGATCGACGACGACGTGCTCGTTGTGGCTGCGGACAACGTCTTCGACTTCACGGTCGATGCCTTCATCGAGTTCTTCGACCGCCGGCGAGCGCCGACCGTCGCCGCCTACGACGTCGGCTCGACGGATCGAGCCACCGACTACGGCGTCCTCGCGGTCGACGACGAGCGCGTGGTCGAGTTCGTGGAGAAACCCGACGAGCCCCCGGGGACGCTCGTCTCCGTCGGGTGTTACGCCTTCCCCCGGGAGACGTTGGCGACACTGCGGACGTACCTCGACAGCGGGAACGATCCGGACGAGCCCGGCTGGTTCGTCGAGTGGCTCCACCCCCGCGAACCGACGTACGCGTTCTCGTTCTCGGGAACCTGGTTCGACGTCGGGACGCGGGGGAGCTACCTCGACGCCGTCGACTGGCACCTGGACGGCGGTTCACTGGTCGCCGACTCGGCGTCCGTCGAGAACTCGTCGATCGGCCGCGGCGTTCACGTCATGTCGAACGCGACCCTCGTCGACGCCGACGTCGAACGGGCGGTGGTCTTCCCGGACGCGACGCTCTCCGGGACGACCGTCCGGCGGTCGATCGTCGACGAAGGGGCGTCGCTCGGCGACCTCGACGTCGTCGACGCGATGGTCGGAGCGTACACGCAGCTTCCGGGCGAGAACACGGAAGCGTGA
- a CDS encoding universal stress protein has protein sequence MTRFIERVLIPTDDSEGALSGARRGIALASRTDARVFVFSVVSVPDGRADLDDAAIASLESRAEDAVETVANMARDYDEGIDVTTAVERGTPFQAVREYAHRHEIDVIAMGTKGRTGLDRFLLGSVTENVLRTARVPVLAVPPDADEPGIADVTFDRLLLPTDGSEGAEIAAEWGVALADHLGSDVHSLYAVDPAPPHHEPDAVIEALERRADAAIEATSERADAVDVAVTESIETGSPANAILAYASDHEADLIVMGTHGRTGVGQWFLGSITENVVRGADVPVLCVPVTASSP, from the coding sequence ATGACCCGGTTCATCGAGCGAGTCCTGATCCCGACCGACGACAGCGAGGGAGCACTCTCGGGGGCGAGACGTGGGATCGCCCTCGCCTCGCGGACTGACGCTCGGGTGTTCGTTTTCTCGGTTGTTTCGGTGCCGGATGGCCGGGCAGATCTCGACGACGCCGCGATCGCGTCGCTCGAATCGCGAGCGGAGGATGCGGTCGAGACGGTCGCGAACATGGCGAGAGACTACGACGAGGGGATCGACGTCACCACCGCGGTCGAACGAGGGACGCCGTTCCAGGCGGTCAGGGAGTATGCCCACCGACACGAAATCGACGTCATCGCGATGGGCACGAAGGGCCGGACGGGACTCGACAGATTCTTGCTGGGCAGCGTCACCGAGAACGTCCTCCGAACGGCCAGGGTGCCCGTACTTGCGGTCCCGCCGGACGCCGACGAACCCGGGATCGCGGACGTGACGTTCGATCGGCTGCTCCTGCCGACCGACGGCAGTGAGGGGGCCGAGATCGCCGCCGAGTGGGGGGTCGCCCTCGCCGATCACCTCGGGTCCGACGTACACTCGCTGTACGCGGTCGATCCGGCCCCGCCGCACCACGAACCGGACGCGGTGATCGAGGCACTGGAACGGCGGGCGGACGCGGCGATCGAAGCGACGAGCGAGCGGGCCGACGCCGTCGACGTGGCGGTGACCGAATCGATCGAGACGGGTTCACCCGCGAACGCGATCCTCGCGTACGCGAGCGACCACGAGGCCGACCTGATCGTCATGGGGACACACGGACGGACGGGCGTCGGCCAGTGGTTTCTCGGCAGCATCACCGAGAACGTCGTGAGAGGAGCCGACGTCCCGGTACTTTGCGTCCCGGTCACTGCCTCGTCGCCATAG
- a CDS encoding glycosyltransferase yields MHQPTLPARSIDAYAAVTDRERLDRLRSLAGALSDVRVLHVNSTAVGGGVAELLRSIVPVSTDLGVDTDWLVMDADDEFFAVTKAMHNGLQGDDSPLTEEMKATYRAVNERNAVEIESEYDLVVIHDPQPLGTIDRLRDRLPDAPIVWRCHIDLTDPSPAHLSFVSAYTTRVDHAIFSREAYGAPIETPPSSVVYPSIDPLAAKNRALDDDAVAAACDRLDPLSFDTPVVTQISRFDPWKDQFGTLEIFRRAREQVPSLQLVLVGSMAGDDPDGLEIYEQVAREAVTEPDVHVLTDLPDETVNVLQRRSDVVVQKSIREGFGLVVSEALWKRTPVVGSNVGGIPLQIEDGNTGYLVEPDDVAGAGDHVVELLQDEDRRTSFGTNARERVRERFLLPRQLADQLAIYVEVLDRDS; encoded by the coding sequence ATGCATCAGCCAACGCTCCCGGCGCGGTCGATCGACGCTTACGCCGCCGTGACCGATCGGGAGCGACTCGATCGGCTTCGGTCGCTGGCTGGGGCGCTGTCGGACGTTCGGGTCCTCCACGTCAACTCGACGGCGGTCGGCGGCGGCGTCGCGGAACTGCTCCGGTCGATCGTCCCGGTGAGTACCGACCTCGGTGTCGACACTGACTGGCTGGTCATGGACGCCGACGACGAGTTCTTCGCGGTGACCAAGGCGATGCACAACGGGCTCCAGGGAGACGACTCCCCGCTGACCGAGGAGATGAAGGCGACGTACCGTGCGGTGAACGAGCGGAATGCGGTCGAAATCGAGAGCGAGTACGACCTCGTCGTGATCCACGACCCGCAGCCGCTCGGGACGATCGATCGACTCCGTGACCGGCTGCCGGATGCGCCGATCGTCTGGCGGTGTCACATCGACCTGACAGACCCGTCGCCTGCGCACCTCTCGTTCGTCTCTGCGTACACGACCCGGGTCGACCACGCGATCTTCAGCCGGGAAGCGTACGGGGCGCCGATCGAGACGCCGCCGTCGAGCGTCGTCTACCCCTCGATCGACCCGCTCGCGGCGAAGAACCGCGCTCTGGACGACGACGCCGTCGCCGCGGCGTGCGATCGACTCGACCCTCTCTCTTTCGACACGCCGGTCGTGACCCAGATATCGCGCTTCGACCCGTGGAAGGACCAGTTCGGTACCCTGGAGATTTTCCGTCGCGCCCGGGAGCAGGTTCCGTCCCTCCAGCTCGTGCTGGTTGGAAGCATGGCGGGCGACGACCCGGACGGGCTCGAGATCTACGAACAGGTCGCCAGGGAGGCCGTCACCGAGCCGGACGTCCACGTGTTGACCGACCTCCCGGACGAGACGGTGAACGTCTTGCAGCGTCGATCCGACGTCGTCGTCCAGAAGTCCATCCGCGAGGGCTTCGGACTGGTGGTCTCGGAGGCGCTCTGGAAGCGCACCCCGGTCGTCGGCTCGAACGTCGGCGGTATTCCCCTCCAGATCGAGGACGGGAACACCGGATACCTCGTCGAACCGGACGACGTCGCGGGCGCGGGGGACCACGTCGTCGAGCTCCTGCAGGACGAGGATCGCCGGACGTCGTTCGGGACGAATGCCCGGGAACGCGTTCGTGAGCGGTTCCTGTTGCCCCGCCAGCTCGCCGACCAGCTCGCGATCTACGTCGAGGTGCTGGATCGCGACAGCTGA
- a CDS encoding class 1 fructose-bisphosphatase, whose translation MSERDGEGDPTGDERTDGTLGDARADGGAVDADRDRAATVDAIVDVVADSAEDIRSGLVGRRGKAGRENPSGEVQAEADVYADDLLEARLSAIDGVAEYASEERADVIDCGGSAADPDAVAVAVDPLDGSSNLEPNNTMGTVFAVYDEPLPAPGTSIVASGWVLYGPITTMALARDGTVTKYELSGDEPTVVEEDVTIPDDPLVYGFGGRVPHWPDDFADFARAVESDPSHKLRYGGAMIGDVNQVLTYGGIFAYPALEGNPRGKLRLQFEGNPIGHLIETAGGRSSAGSRSLLSVEPDELHDRVPLHVGTAELIDRLEATLE comes from the coding sequence ATGAGCGAGCGCGACGGCGAGGGCGACCCAACCGGCGACGAGCGTACCGACGGAACGCTCGGCGATGCGCGCGCCGATGGCGGTGCCGTCGACGCCGACCGAGACCGCGCCGCCACGGTCGACGCGATCGTCGACGTCGTCGCGGATTCGGCCGAGGACATCCGTAGCGGCCTCGTCGGCCGCCGCGGGAAGGCCGGCCGCGAGAACCCGAGCGGCGAGGTCCAGGCCGAGGCCGACGTCTACGCCGACGACCTGCTCGAAGCTCGTCTCTCGGCGATCGACGGCGTCGCCGAGTACGCGAGTGAAGAGCGAGCCGACGTGATCGACTGCGGCGGGTCGGCCGCCGATCCCGACGCGGTCGCCGTCGCCGTCGATCCGCTCGACGGCTCCTCGAACCTCGAACCGAACAACACGATGGGGACGGTCTTCGCCGTCTACGACGAGCCGCTGCCTGCCCCCGGAACGTCGATCGTCGCCTCGGGCTGGGTGCTGTACGGTCCGATCACGACGATGGCACTCGCCCGTGACGGTACCGTCACGAAGTACGAACTCTCGGGCGACGAACCGACCGTCGTCGAGGAGGACGTCACCATTCCCGACGATCCGCTCGTCTACGGCTTCGGCGGTCGCGTCCCCCACTGGCCCGACGACTTCGCGGACTTCGCCCGGGCGGTCGAATCCGATCCCTCGCACAAACTCCGCTACGGCGGCGCGATGATCGGCGACGTCAACCAGGTCCTGACCTACGGCGGCATCTTCGCCTACCCGGCGCTCGAGGGCAACCCTCGCGGGAAACTTCGCCTCCAGTTCGAGGGCAATCCGATCGGGCACCTGATCGAGACGGCCGGCGGCCGTTCGTCGGCCGGCTCCCGATCACTGCTTTCGGTCGAACCGGACGAGCTGCACGATCGGGTCCCGCTCCACGTGGGCACCGCCGAGTTGATCGACCGCCTCGAGGCCACCCTCGAGTAG
- a CDS encoding class I fructose-bisphosphate aldolase, translating into MIPIDDSPIVRDGKVLILAMDHGLEHGPVDFEDVPEKLDPSTVFETATHDAVTAMAVQKGIAEGYYPSYEDDVNLLLKINGTSNLWMGEPDSAVNCSVDYAAELGADALGFTVYGGSNNEIEMVEEFRDVQEAGRDHDLPTVMWSYPRGQGLKNDTKPSTISYATRLALELGADVAKVKYPGSKEAMAHAVDCAGDMKVVMSGGSKTSDYEFLSTVEAVMDAGAKGLAVGRNVWQREDPTHLLDALETVIYEGATADAALDE; encoded by the coding sequence ATGATTCCGATCGACGACTCCCCGATCGTCCGCGACGGAAAGGTACTGATTCTCGCGATGGACCACGGGTTAGAGCACGGCCCCGTCGACTTCGAGGACGTCCCCGAGAAGTTAGACCCATCGACGGTCTTCGAGACGGCGACGCACGACGCCGTCACCGCGATGGCCGTCCAGAAGGGCATCGCCGAGGGCTACTACCCCAGCTACGAGGACGACGTCAACCTGCTGCTGAAGATCAACGGGACCTCCAACCTCTGGATGGGCGAGCCGGACTCGGCGGTCAACTGCTCGGTCGACTACGCCGCGGAACTGGGCGCCGACGCGCTCGGCTTCACCGTCTACGGCGGGTCGAACAACGAGATCGAGATGGTCGAGGAGTTCCGCGACGTGCAGGAGGCCGGACGGGATCACGATCTCCCGACCGTCATGTGGTCGTACCCGCGCGGCCAGGGATTGAAGAACGACACGAAGCCGTCGACGATCTCCTACGCGACCCGGCTGGCGCTCGAACTCGGCGCCGACGTCGCGAAGGTCAAGTACCCCGGCAGCAAGGAGGCGATGGCCCACGCCGTCGACTGCGCCGGCGACATGAAGGTCGTCATGTCCGGCGGCTCGAAGACCTCCGACTACGAGTTCCTCTCGACCGTTGAGGCCGTCATGGACGCCGGCGCGAAAGGCCTGGCCGTCGGCCGCAACGTCTGGCAGCGTGAGGACCCGACCCACCTGCTCGACGCCCTCGAGACGGTCATCTACGAGGGTGCGACCGCCGACGCCGCCCTCGACGAATGA
- a CDS encoding RNA-guided endonuclease InsQ/TnpB family protein: MRYNYRYRLNPSDALRGTLDRHRDLYRQVYNHFLHRLNRIDGTTKYGEINELPSIKKWWSDLSDLYSRTLQNVVERFYDNLSRLKDAKENGRKVGSLKWKAPNEYRSFTYRQSGFKLKNTSGQTVLRLSKIGEIPVRLHRKLPDNAGIKQVTLKKEPTGEWFAVLGIDTDNNAPPKPENPDRCVGIDVGILSYTYDSDGFSVGPLNLSDERERLERAQRDLSRKDHGSANYRKQQRVVARRYADMKRKRRDFLHRLSAYYAREYDLVAVEDLDAKGLMELPSNSRNRASASWGTFLRMLEYKCDREGTHFVAVDPRGTTKECSNCGVSTDKPLWVREHSCPSCGFEADRDANAALNILSRGLDHVGVVHSESTPVETALPTETNSVPAKRVVETGSPALKERTAQAVSE, translated from the coding sequence ATGCGCTACAACTACCGGTACAGGCTCAATCCGTCAGATGCCCTCCGTGGGACGTTAGACCGACACCGCGACCTGTACCGGCAGGTGTATAACCACTTCCTCCACCGACTCAACCGCATTGACGGGACAACGAAGTACGGCGAGATCAATGAACTCCCGTCGATCAAGAAGTGGTGGTCTGATCTATCCGACCTCTACTCCCGAACGCTTCAGAACGTTGTTGAGAGATTTTACGACAACCTTTCACGCCTCAAAGACGCGAAGGAGAACGGTCGAAAAGTCGGGTCGCTCAAGTGGAAAGCGCCGAATGAATACCGATCGTTCACGTACCGACAGTCCGGCTTCAAACTCAAGAACACGAGTGGTCAAACTGTCCTACGACTCTCAAAGATCGGAGAAATACCCGTTCGGCTCCACCGTAAGCTACCCGACAATGCGGGGATCAAGCAGGTCACGCTCAAGAAGGAACCGACTGGAGAGTGGTTCGCCGTCCTCGGGATCGACACCGACAACAACGCGCCACCGAAGCCCGAGAACCCCGATCGATGCGTCGGGATCGACGTAGGGATTCTGTCATACACTTACGATTCGGACGGTTTCTCGGTCGGCCCACTCAACCTCTCGGATGAACGCGAGCGGTTGGAACGCGCACAGCGAGACCTCTCTCGGAAGGACCACGGCTCGGCGAACTACCGCAAGCAACAGCGCGTCGTCGCCCGGCGGTACGCCGACATGAAGCGAAAGCGCCGCGACTTCCTTCACCGACTATCCGCATACTACGCTCGGGAATACGACCTCGTGGCGGTCGAAGATCTCGACGCAAAAGGGCTGATGGAACTCCCGTCGAACAGCCGCAACCGAGCGTCGGCGTCATGGGGCACATTCCTACGGATGCTTGAATACAAGTGCGACCGGGAAGGAACGCACTTTGTCGCTGTCGATCCGCGAGGGACGACGAAGGAGTGTTCCAACTGCGGCGTTTCGACCGACAAACCGTTGTGGGTCCGCGAGCACTCGTGCCCTTCATGCGGGTTTGAAGCGGACAGAGACGCGAACGCGGCACTGAACATCCTTTCTCGCGGCCTCGATCACGTAGGAGTGGTTCACTCCGAATCAACGCCTGTGGAGACTGCGCTCCCTACGGAAACCAATTCGGTTCCTGCAAAGCGCGTCGTGGAAACAGGAAGCCCTGCCCTCAAGGAGCGAACGGCGCAAGCCGTGAGCGAGTAG
- a CDS encoding archaeosine biosynthesis radical SAM protein RaSEA translates to MSTPTPEVYEQGKGMDAHNKVMREIRSRKEASYDPHEPTRVWLDEDNTPDGVKESLTIILNTGGCRWARAGGCTMCGYVAESVDGGSVSHDALMDQIDVCLDHEEENADDPADLIKIYTSGSFLDEREVGAETRRAIAETFADRERIVVESLPDFVDREKIADFTQYGIDTDVAIGLETATDRVRHDCVNKYFDFADFEAACAEAAAADDAASVAADAVNADASAEADAESAPSAGIKAYLLMKPPFLAESEAVEDMISSIERCADVEGCHTVSMNPCNVQRYTMVDDLYFNDGYRPPWLWSVAHVLEETAEVDAIVVSDPVGHGSDRGPHNCKECDDLVQKAIKDFDLRQDPSVFEQVSCECETTWETVMELETSYNMPLVR, encoded by the coding sequence ATGAGTACACCCACGCCCGAGGTCTACGAGCAGGGCAAGGGGATGGACGCCCACAACAAGGTGATGCGTGAGATCCGCTCGCGCAAGGAGGCGAGTTACGATCCCCACGAGCCCACGCGCGTCTGGCTGGACGAAGACAACACCCCCGACGGCGTCAAAGAGAGTCTGACGATCATCCTCAATACGGGCGGTTGCCGGTGGGCCCGCGCCGGTGGCTGTACGATGTGTGGCTACGTCGCCGAGAGCGTCGACGGCGGGAGCGTCTCCCACGACGCCCTGATGGACCAGATCGACGTCTGTCTCGATCACGAAGAAGAAAACGCCGACGACCCCGCCGACCTGATCAAGATCTACACGTCCGGCTCCTTCTTAGACGAACGCGAGGTCGGTGCCGAGACTCGCCGGGCCATCGCCGAGACGTTCGCCGACCGTGAGCGCATCGTCGTCGAGTCCCTGCCGGACTTCGTCGATCGCGAGAAGATCGCCGACTTCACCCAGTACGGTATCGACACCGACGTCGCCATCGGCCTGGAGACGGCGACGGACCGCGTTCGTCACGACTGCGTGAACAAGTACTTCGACTTCGCCGACTTCGAGGCAGCCTGCGCCGAGGCCGCCGCGGCGGACGACGCGGCGAGCGTAGCGGCTGACGCGGTCAACGCCGACGCAAGCGCCGAGGCGGACGCCGAGAGCGCGCCCTCGGCCGGGATCAAGGCCTACCTCCTGATGAAACCGCCCTTCCTCGCGGAATCCGAAGCCGTCGAAGACATGATCTCCTCGATCGAACGCTGTGCCGACGTCGAGGGCTGTCACACCGTCTCGATGAACCCGTGTAACGTCCAGCGCTATACGATGGTCGACGACCTCTACTTCAACGACGGCTACCGCCCGCCGTGGCTCTGGTCGGTCGCCCACGTCCTCGAGGAGACTGCCGAGGTCGACGCCATCGTCGTCTCCGACCCCGTCGGCCACGGCTCCGACCGCGGCCCGCACAATTGCAAAGAGTGTGACGACCTCGTCCAGAAAGCGATCAAGGACTTCGACCTCAGGCAGGATCCCTCCGTCTTCGAGCAGGTCTCCTGTGAGTGCGAGACGACCTGGGAGACGGTGATGGAACTGGAGACGAGCTACAACATGCCGCTGGTTCGGTGA
- a CDS encoding DUF1328 family protein, with protein MFETGPLQLGDGGFLYWAIIFFVLALLAAAVGARGVAGISMEIARIFVLLFIVLAIVALLL; from the coding sequence ATGTTCGAAACCGGTCCACTCCAGCTCGGTGACGGCGGGTTCCTGTACTGGGCGATCATCTTCTTCGTCCTGGCCCTGCTGGCGGCTGCCGTGGGCGCTCGCGGCGTGGCCGGCATCTCGATGGAGATCGCCCGGATATTCGTCCTGCTGTTCATCGTACTCGCCATCGTCGCGCTGTTGCTCTGA